In Rouxiella sp. WC2420, the following proteins share a genomic window:
- the rsuA gene encoding 16S rRNA pseudouridine(516) synthase RsuA codes for MRLDKFLSQQLGVSRALVARELRAKRVTVDGEVVKSGSLKLTPEMSVEFDGNVLEQITGFRYFMLNKPQGYVCSTDDPDHPTVLYFLEEPVAYKLHAAGRLDIDTTGLVLMTDDGQWSHRITSPKHHCEKTYLVTLELPLAEDTAAQFTAGVQLHNEDSLTKPAVLEQLSEHVVRLTISEGRYHQVKRMFAAVGNRVVELHRERIGEIVMDEDLEPGEYRQLTEEEIASVVVPR; via the coding sequence ATGCGATTGGACAAGTTTTTATCTCAACAGTTAGGCGTAAGCCGTGCGCTAGTGGCGCGCGAACTGCGTGCAAAGCGCGTTACCGTAGACGGCGAAGTGGTCAAGAGTGGTTCGTTAAAACTGACCCCGGAAATGTCCGTTGAGTTTGACGGCAACGTGCTGGAGCAGATCACCGGTTTTCGTTATTTCATGTTGAACAAACCGCAGGGCTACGTTTGCTCAACCGATGACCCGGATCATCCTACCGTACTGTATTTCCTCGAAGAACCGGTTGCTTACAAGCTCCATGCCGCGGGCCGTCTGGATATCGACACCACCGGACTGGTTCTTATGACCGACGACGGTCAGTGGTCACACCGCATCACCTCGCCAAAGCATCATTGCGAAAAAACCTATCTGGTGACGCTGGAGCTGCCGCTGGCTGAAGATACCGCCGCCCAGTTTACCGCTGGCGTTCAACTGCATAATGAAGATTCACTGACCAAGCCTGCCGTTCTTGAGCAGTTGAGCGAACACGTTGTGCGTTTGACTATCAGTGAAGGCCGCTATCATCAGGTTAAGCGCATGTTTGCCGCCGTGGGTAACCGCGTTGTCGAGCTGCATCGCGAACGCATTGGCGAGATAGTGATGGATGAAGACCTGGAGCCAGGTGAATATCGTCAATTAACTGAAGAAGAAATCGCCAGCGTAGTTGTACCGCGCTAG
- a CDS encoding Bcr/CflA family multidrug efflux MFS transporter: MQEPRTSHLGLILILGLLSMLMPLAIDMYLPSMPMIAQEFGVPAGKVQMTLSAYVLGFAIGQLFYGPMADSLGRKPVIFWGVLVFAIAAAACALSNSVEQLVNMRFLHGLAAAAGSVVINALMRDMFTKDEFSRMMSFVVLVMTVAPLLAPMLGGALMLWFSWHAIFWAMAIAALIAAVLVAVFIKETLPKERRQRFHMRTSLGNFASLFRHKRVLSYMLASGFSFAGMFSFLSAGPFVYIQLNGVSPQNFGFYFALNVVFLVVLTFINSRNVRRMGAVKMFRLGLMIQLAMGLWLLVVLAFGLGFWALVLGVAGYVGCIAMVTSNAMAVIMDDFPHMAGTAASLAGTIRFGTGALVGSLLSMFPAHSAWPMVGSMAFCIIASVALYLYASRPSRVAATEASSAAAE; the protein is encoded by the coding sequence GTGCAAGAACCCCGGACATCCCACTTAGGTCTGATCCTGATATTGGGACTGTTGTCGATGTTGATGCCGCTGGCGATCGACATGTATCTGCCGAGTATGCCGATGATTGCCCAAGAGTTTGGTGTTCCGGCTGGCAAGGTACAAATGACGCTAAGTGCTTATGTGCTGGGTTTTGCTATTGGCCAGCTTTTTTATGGTCCGATGGCCGACAGTCTGGGACGTAAACCGGTGATTTTCTGGGGCGTGCTGGTGTTTGCCATCGCGGCGGCGGCCTGTGCGCTGTCCAACTCCGTTGAGCAGTTGGTCAATATGCGCTTTCTGCATGGCCTTGCAGCAGCAGCGGGCAGCGTGGTGATCAACGCCCTGATGCGCGATATGTTCACCAAAGACGAATTCTCGCGAATGATGTCTTTTGTGGTGCTGGTAATGACCGTGGCGCCTTTGCTGGCCCCTATGCTCGGCGGTGCGCTGATGCTGTGGTTCAGCTGGCACGCCATTTTCTGGGCGATGGCGATTGCGGCCCTGATTGCTGCGGTGCTGGTGGCGGTATTCATAAAAGAAACGCTGCCCAAAGAGCGCAGGCAGCGTTTTCACATGCGCACCAGTCTGGGCAACTTTGCTTCGCTGTTTCGACATAAACGCGTGCTGAGCTACATGCTGGCCAGCGGCTTTTCTTTTGCCGGTATGTTCTCGTTTCTGAGCGCCGGGCCTTTTGTTTATATCCAGCTTAACGGCGTGTCGCCGCAGAACTTTGGCTTCTATTTCGCACTGAATGTGGTGTTCCTGGTAGTACTGACCTTTATCAACAGCCGTAATGTGCGTCGGATGGGGGCGGTAAAAATGTTCCGTCTTGGACTGATGATTCAGCTGGCGATGGGGCTATGGCTGCTGGTGGTGCTCGCCTTCGGCCTTGGATTCTGGGCGTTGGTGCTGGGTGTAGCGGGTTATGTGGGCTGTATCGCGATGGTAACGTCCAATGCGATGGCGGTGATTATGGATGACTTCCCGCATATGGCTGGCACGGCGGCATCTTTGGCAGGAACGATCCGCTTTGGTACCGGTGCGTTGGTAGGCTCGCTTTTGTCGATGTTCCCGGCACACAGCGCATGGCCGATGGTCGGTTCGATGGCGTTCTGTATCATTGCTTCCGTCGCGCTGTATTTGTATGCCAGCAGGCCGTCCAGGGTTGCTGCCACCGAGGCGAGTTCCGCTGCGGCTGAATAA
- a CDS encoding MFS transporter — MDKKIPKARWLRVITPILIACIISFMDRVNISFAMPGGMDSALGITSSMAGLAAGIFFIGYLFLQVPGGSIAVHGSGRKFIACSLVAWAIISVLTGMVTNQYQLLFLRFALGVAEGGMLPVVLTMVSNWFPDAERGRANAYVLMFAPIGGMITAPLSGYILQALDWRWLFIIEGMLSVVVMVFWWFTISDRPEEAKWLSERERNYLVTELTRERDALKELAPVENAPLKEVFRNASIIKLVVINFFYQTGIYGYTLWLPTILKGLTGGDMSKVGLLAIIPYIGTMLGILAFSVLSDKTGKRRLYIILPLLGFAGSLALSVTFKTNIVASYCFLVCAGFFLQAATSGFWTIPGKVTTPEVAGSARGVINGLGNLGGFCGPYLVGVLVSLYGQSTAIYALGGSLLIAAMVTALLPKECDIALVPGAKAIALAEHYAVMRAKYKPQRITA; from the coding sequence ATGGATAAAAAAATACCCAAGGCCCGCTGGCTTCGCGTTATAACGCCAATACTCATCGCCTGCATTATTTCATTCATGGACCGAGTCAATATCAGCTTTGCAATGCCAGGCGGGATGGATAGCGCATTGGGCATCACGTCATCAATGGCCGGTCTTGCCGCGGGTATTTTCTTTATCGGTTACCTTTTTTTACAGGTTCCCGGTGGCAGCATTGCGGTCCACGGCAGCGGCAGAAAATTTATTGCCTGCTCACTGGTCGCCTGGGCAATCATCTCCGTATTGACCGGGATGGTGACTAACCAATATCAACTGCTATTCCTGCGCTTTGCGTTGGGTGTGGCCGAGGGTGGGATGCTGCCGGTGGTGCTAACCATGGTCAGCAACTGGTTCCCGGACGCTGAACGCGGCCGTGCCAATGCCTATGTACTGATGTTTGCGCCAATTGGCGGGATGATCACCGCGCCGCTGTCTGGCTATATTTTACAGGCACTCGACTGGCGCTGGCTGTTCATCATAGAGGGTATGCTTTCCGTCGTCGTAATGGTGTTCTGGTGGTTTACCATCAGTGACCGCCCTGAAGAAGCCAAATGGCTGTCCGAGCGCGAACGTAATTATCTGGTAACCGAGCTGACACGCGAACGTGACGCGCTGAAAGAGCTGGCTCCCGTTGAGAATGCCCCGTTGAAAGAGGTATTCCGCAATGCTTCAATCATTAAATTAGTGGTGATTAACTTCTTCTATCAGACCGGGATTTACGGCTATACCCTGTGGTTGCCAACAATCCTCAAGGGTTTGACCGGCGGAGACATGAGCAAAGTAGGTCTGCTGGCAATAATCCCTTATATCGGGACCATGCTGGGTATTTTGGCCTTCTCTGTGCTGTCGGATAAAACGGGCAAACGCAGACTGTATATCATCCTGCCATTGTTAGGATTTGCCGGCAGTCTGGCATTATCAGTCACTTTTAAAACCAATATTGTCGCCTCTTACTGCTTCCTGGTCTGTGCCGGATTCTTCCTGCAGGCCGCAACCAGTGGTTTCTGGACTATACCGGGCAAGGTTACCACTCCTGAGGTGGCCGGTAGCGCACGAGGTGTTATTAACGGTTTAGGTAATTTGGGTGGCTTCTGCGGCCCGTACCTGGTGGGTGTTTTGGTGAGCCTGTATGGCCAAAGCACGGCGATTTATGCTCTGGGCGGCTCATTGCTGATTGCTGCTATGGTCACTGCGCTGTTGCCGAAAGAGTGTGATATCGCGCTGGTCCCTGGTGCCAAAGCCATAGCGTTGGCGGAGCATTACGCCGTAATGCGTGCAAAATACAAACCTCAACGTATAACGGCATAA
- a CDS encoding LacI family DNA-binding transcriptional regulator has protein sequence MRNQRVTLQDIALLADVTKMTVSRFLRTPEKVSPETRERITKVMQEVGFPLEETEKKNKSRKIGILVPSFNNQIFSELLAGIESVTSEQGYQTLVVNYDYSKEREEEHIINLLTYRLAGLILTDSVHTLKADKYLNAADIPIAQVMDLDDSHGRIAVGFDNFQAGFDMATALIASGKKHVVYFGSMSDPRDMKRYEGYRKAMENNGLTPQHITPNKVSSVSIGAGMLTMARQLDPLVDAVLCTNDDIAVGVLQECLRLGIRVPQEMAISGFHGLDIGLATTPLLASVITPRFEIGKVAAEIMLKKINKIPTIERVDLHYRISLGGTI, from the coding sequence ATGAGAAATCAGCGCGTCACACTGCAAGATATCGCGTTACTCGCCGACGTCACTAAAATGACCGTCAGCCGGTTTCTCCGCACGCCTGAAAAAGTCTCTCCAGAAACGCGGGAACGCATTACCAAGGTGATGCAAGAAGTTGGATTTCCGCTGGAAGAAACAGAAAAAAAGAATAAAAGCAGGAAGATAGGCATTCTTGTTCCCTCTTTTAATAATCAGATTTTCTCCGAACTGCTGGCAGGGATCGAATCGGTAACCTCAGAACAGGGTTATCAAACGCTGGTGGTGAATTACGATTACAGCAAAGAACGTGAAGAAGAACATATTATCAATTTGCTGACCTACCGCCTTGCCGGTCTAATCCTGACTGATTCAGTACACACGCTAAAAGCCGATAAATATCTCAATGCCGCTGATATTCCTATTGCTCAGGTAATGGATCTCGATGATTCCCATGGCCGTATCGCCGTCGGCTTTGATAATTTTCAGGCCGGGTTTGATATGGCGACGGCGTTAATTGCCAGCGGCAAAAAACACGTCGTTTATTTCGGTTCGATGTCCGACCCCCGTGATATGAAACGTTATGAGGGATACCGAAAAGCCATGGAAAATAACGGACTTACTCCGCAGCATATTACGCCAAATAAAGTTTCTTCGGTGTCTATCGGCGCAGGAATGCTGACCATGGCACGCCAGTTAGATCCGCTGGTTGATGCGGTTCTTTGCACCAATGATGATATTGCCGTCGGCGTGTTGCAGGAATGTCTTCGCTTAGGCATTCGAGTACCGCAGGAGATGGCGATCTCAGGCTTTCACGGCCTGGATATTGGCCTGGCGACTACGCCACTGCTGGCCAGCGTGATCACCCCGCGCTTCGAAATCGGCAAAGTCGCAGCTGAAATCATGCTGAAAAAGATTAATAAAATTCCGACAATTGAAAGAGTTGACCTGCATTATCGTATTTCCCTCGGCGGTACAATTTAA
- the idnO gene encoding gluconate 5-dehydrogenase, which translates to MTNLFSLDNKKILVTGSSRGLGFLLAKGLAENGAEVIINSTTQESAAKAAEALRAEGFIAHAVAFDVTQSVAVNQAIDKIEKEIGPIDVLVNNAGIQRRHKFTEFPEKDWDDIVAVNQKSVFLVSQAVARYMVKRERGKIINIGSIQSELGRDTITPYAASKGAVKMLTRGMCVELARYNIQVNGIAPGYFKTDMTQALVDNKEFSDWLCKRTPAARWGNPEELIGGAVYLSSRASDFVNGQLLFIDGGMMAAV; encoded by the coding sequence ATGACAAATCTATTCTCCCTGGATAACAAAAAAATTCTGGTTACCGGTTCTTCGCGCGGACTGGGTTTCCTGTTGGCAAAAGGTCTGGCTGAAAATGGTGCCGAAGTCATCATCAACAGCACCACGCAGGAATCAGCGGCTAAAGCTGCCGAAGCTTTGCGTGCCGAAGGTTTTATTGCTCATGCGGTCGCTTTTGACGTTACTCAAAGTGTTGCAGTGAATCAGGCGATCGATAAAATCGAAAAGGAAATCGGGCCTATCGACGTGCTGGTCAACAATGCCGGGATTCAGCGTCGCCACAAGTTTACCGAATTCCCGGAAAAAGACTGGGACGACATCGTAGCGGTAAACCAGAAATCGGTGTTCCTGGTTTCACAGGCGGTTGCTCGTTACATGGTCAAGCGAGAGCGCGGCAAAATCATTAATATCGGCTCGATTCAAAGTGAGCTGGGTCGCGACACCATCACCCCTTACGCTGCTTCAAAAGGCGCGGTGAAAATGTTGACCCGCGGCATGTGCGTCGAGCTGGCCCGCTATAATATTCAGGTGAACGGTATTGCTCCCGGCTATTTCAAAACTGATATGACTCAGGCGCTGGTGGATAACAAAGAGTTCTCCGACTGGCTGTGCAAAAGAACGCCAGCCGCCCGTTGGGGTAATCCCGAGGAGCTAATCGGCGGTGCGGTTTACCTTTCTTCTCGCGCGTCAGATTTCGTAAACGGCCAGCTGCTGTTTATCGACGGCGGCATGATGGCGGCGGTCTGA
- a CDS encoding SDR family oxidoreductase, translated as MITTDKKIALITGAGSGIGLSAAKALVASGFMVILTGRNQDKLQKAAALFEPGQVHALTVDVTDPKSVATLFSTVQETFGRLDVLFNNAGTNVKEQPIEDQPYEDWLAVINTNLNGAYLCTQAAVKLMKQQTPIGGRIINNGSISAHTPRPYSAAYTASKHAITGLTKSTSLDGRQYNIACGQIDVGNAATDMGNKALGGRLQANFELEPEPVMPADKVGEAVAFMANQPDGTNILTLTVMATAMPFVGRG; from the coding sequence ATGATCACAACTGATAAGAAAATTGCGTTGATTACCGGTGCCGGCAGTGGCATCGGGTTGAGTGCTGCCAAAGCATTGGTGGCCAGCGGGTTTATGGTTATTTTGACTGGGCGCAATCAGGATAAACTGCAAAAGGCTGCCGCGCTGTTTGAGCCGGGGCAAGTTCATGCTCTGACGGTAGACGTCACCGATCCCAAGTCGGTCGCGACGCTGTTTTCAACGGTGCAGGAGACTTTTGGTCGTTTAGATGTGTTGTTTAACAATGCCGGAACCAACGTCAAGGAACAGCCGATTGAAGACCAGCCTTATGAAGACTGGCTGGCGGTGATTAATACCAACCTTAACGGTGCCTATTTGTGTACTCAGGCGGCAGTAAAATTGATGAAACAGCAAACGCCAATCGGCGGAAGAATCATCAACAACGGGTCAATTTCAGCCCATACTCCACGCCCGTATTCAGCGGCTTATACGGCCAGCAAACACGCTATTACCGGCCTGACTAAAAGCACCTCGCTGGACGGTCGACAATACAACATTGCCTGTGGGCAAATTGATGTGGGAAATGCTGCCACCGATATGGGCAACAAGGCATTGGGCGGCAGATTACAGGCTAATTTCGAGCTGGAACCCGAGCCGGTAATGCCGGCAGACAAAGTCGGAGAAGCCGTGGCGTTTATGGCTAATCAGCCAGATGGTACCAATATTCTGACTTTGACGGTAATGGCTACCGCGATGCCGTTCGTGGGCCGCGGATAA
- a CDS encoding c-type cytochrome gives MKKLLSLGLLGAALTGFAAMASAQDSQLDLIAKGKLVATAADCQACHTNPEGGKPFAGDYAIHSPMGTIYTTNITPSKQFGIGNYTLQQFSKAVREGVRPDGENLYPAMPYTSYSHMSDEDIQAMYAYFQLGVKPVEQPTKPTALPFPFNMRIAMAGWNMMYLDSSAFKPDASKSAEWNRGAYLVNGAGHCDTCHTPRNLMMGEVTDKPLGGGMVGPWYAPNISSDPVSGIGNWTQAQLVEYMKTGRTVGKNQAAGPMAEAVQNSLQYLPDSDLNAIAVYLKTSTPVRNPGDKQAADSFGPKGVNVEDGLRGMHPSNSNHTIIGGAALFSGYCASCHQPDGGGSKNQAYPSLYNNTATGMTNASNLISAILYGVDRQVGDQHVLMPKFGEGSYVGQLTDAQIADISNYVLTNYGNPAIQVTPQDVAVLRGGGPVTLLAKLQPYMAPAMIVGVIIVLALIFWLFRRRKTRSR, from the coding sequence ATGAAAAAACTTCTGAGTTTAGGATTACTCGGCGCGGCGCTGACTGGTTTCGCAGCCATGGCGTCGGCACAGGACAGCCAGCTGGACCTGATTGCCAAAGGTAAACTGGTCGCCACCGCGGCTGACTGTCAGGCGTGTCATACCAATCCTGAAGGCGGTAAGCCTTTTGCTGGTGACTACGCAATTCATTCCCCGATGGGCACCATTTACACCACCAACATCACCCCGTCCAAACAGTTTGGTATCGGCAATTACACTTTGCAGCAGTTCAGCAAAGCGGTGCGTGAAGGGGTTCGCCCCGACGGTGAAAACCTTTATCCGGCAATGCCTTACACCTCTTACAGCCATATGAGCGACGAAGATATTCAGGCGATGTATGCCTACTTCCAGCTCGGCGTGAAACCGGTAGAACAGCCAACCAAACCGACCGCGCTGCCGTTCCCGTTCAATATGCGTATCGCAATGGCTGGCTGGAACATGATGTATCTGGACAGCTCCGCCTTTAAACCGGACGCCAGTAAAAGCGCAGAATGGAATCGTGGGGCTTATCTGGTTAACGGCGCGGGCCACTGCGATACCTGCCACACGCCGCGTAACCTGATGATGGGCGAAGTCACCGATAAACCGTTGGGCGGTGGCATGGTTGGCCCATGGTATGCGCCAAACATCAGCTCTGATCCGGTTAGCGGCATTGGCAATTGGACCCAGGCACAGCTGGTCGAGTACATGAAAACTGGCCGTACCGTAGGCAAAAACCAGGCCGCTGGCCCGATGGCTGAAGCCGTGCAGAACAGTTTGCAGTACCTGCCTGACTCCGACCTGAATGCCATCGCGGTTTACCTGAAAACCAGTACTCCGGTGCGTAATCCGGGCGACAAACAGGCGGCGGACAGCTTTGGCCCGAAAGGCGTTAACGTCGAAGATGGCCTGCGCGGTATGCATCCTTCCAACTCCAACCACACCATTATTGGTGGCGCGGCGTTGTTCAGCGGCTACTGTGCAAGCTGTCATCAGCCAGACGGCGGCGGCAGCAAAAATCAGGCATACCCGTCACTGTATAACAACACCGCGACCGGTATGACCAACGCGTCAAACCTGATTTCAGCTATTCTGTACGGTGTCGATCGTCAGGTCGGTGACCAGCATGTGCTGATGCCGAAATTTGGTGAAGGTTCGTATGTCGGCCAGTTGACCGACGCACAGATTGCTGACATCTCCAACTACGTGCTGACCAACTATGGTAACCCGGCGATTCAGGTTACCCCGCAAGATGTGGCGGTGCTGCGCGGCGGTGGCCCTGTGACCCTGCTCGCGAAGCTTCAGCCATATATGGCTCCGGCAATGATTGTAGGCGTGATTATTGTGCTGGCGCTGATCTTCTGGTTATTTAGAAGACGCAAAACTCGCTCACGTTAA
- a CDS encoding GMC family oxidoreductase translates to MNKPTFTADGDASADVIIVGSGIVGGMIADQMVSLGHSVLVLEAGLRIERAQAVENWRNMPFANRAGSDFQGLYPQSELAPAPLYFPKNNYVNLTGPSASSFQQGYLRTVGGTTWHWAASCWRHLPNDFKMKTLYGIGRDWPISYEELEPYYCRAEEEIGVAGPSDPELQSPSERSKPYPMEQVPYAYGDTRFAEVVNPHGFKSVPIPQGRSTRPWNGRPTCCGNNNCQPICPIGAMYNGISHVERAENKGAVVLAESVVYKIDTDENNNVTAVHWLDNKKQSHKATGKIFALACNGIETPRLLLIAANEKNPNGIANSSDHVGRNMMDHSGFHCTFIASEPLWIGRGPAQSSCLVGPRDGEFRSKYSANKMIVNNISQVIPATNKALQMGLVGEELDAEIRRRSIYGVDLSISLEPLPDPNNRLTLSTTRKDPHGLPCPDIHYDVGDYVRNGAVAAHKQLEEIGKLFMAEDFNITTSLNANNHIMGGTIMGNDPKDSVVNGNCRTHDHANLWLPGGGAIPSSSVVNSTLTMAALALKAADDMAKSLAGQA, encoded by the coding sequence ATGAATAAACCTACTTTTACCGCAGACGGCGATGCGTCTGCGGATGTGATCATTGTCGGATCAGGGATTGTTGGCGGTATGATTGCCGACCAAATGGTCAGTCTGGGACATTCCGTATTGGTGCTTGAAGCCGGTTTGCGTATTGAACGCGCACAGGCGGTTGAAAACTGGCGCAATATGCCGTTTGCAAACCGCGCGGGTTCTGACTTCCAGGGCCTTTATCCGCAGTCTGAACTGGCTCCTGCGCCGCTATATTTCCCAAAAAACAACTACGTGAACCTGACTGGACCTAGCGCCAGCAGCTTTCAGCAGGGTTATCTGCGTACCGTAGGCGGGACAACCTGGCACTGGGCCGCTTCATGCTGGCGTCACCTGCCAAACGATTTCAAAATGAAAACGCTGTACGGCATTGGTCGCGACTGGCCGATTTCCTATGAAGAGCTGGAACCTTACTATTGCCGTGCCGAGGAAGAAATTGGCGTGGCCGGTCCAAGCGATCCAGAGCTGCAATCCCCCTCCGAGCGCAGCAAGCCATATCCAATGGAACAAGTGCCTTACGCCTACGGCGATACCCGTTTCGCCGAAGTGGTAAATCCGCACGGTTTCAAATCAGTACCTATCCCGCAGGGCCGCAGTACCCGCCCGTGGAATGGTCGTCCAACCTGCTGCGGCAACAACAACTGCCAGCCTATTTGCCCAATCGGCGCGATGTACAACGGCATCAGTCATGTTGAACGCGCTGAGAACAAAGGTGCAGTAGTTCTCGCTGAATCAGTGGTTTATAAGATTGATACTGACGAAAACAACAACGTGACCGCTGTGCATTGGCTGGACAATAAAAAACAGTCGCACAAAGCTACCGGTAAAATCTTTGCTCTGGCCTGTAATGGCATCGAGACACCGCGCCTGCTGCTGATTGCTGCCAACGAAAAAAATCCGAACGGAATCGCCAACTCTTCAGACCACGTTGGCCGCAACATGATGGATCACTCCGGTTTCCACTGTACTTTCATCGCCTCTGAACCACTGTGGATTGGCCGCGGCCCTGCACAAAGCAGCTGTCTGGTTGGCCCTCGTGACGGCGAATTCCGTAGCAAATATTCAGCCAACAAGATGATCGTCAACAATATTAGCCAGGTCATTCCAGCCACTAACAAGGCGCTGCAAATGGGACTGGTTGGCGAAGAGCTGGATGCGGAAATCCGTCGTCGTTCAATTTACGGCGTGGACTTGTCAATCAGTCTTGAGCCGCTGCCAGATCCCAATAACCGCCTGACGTTAAGCACCACCCGTAAAGATCCGCACGGCCTGCCTTGCCCGGATATTCACTATGACGTAGGTGATTACGTGCGCAATGGTGCCGTTGCTGCGCACAAACAGTTGGAGGAAATCGGCAAACTGTTTATGGCTGAAGATTTCAACATCACTACCAGCCTGAACGCCAATAACCATATTATGGGCGGCACTATCATGGGCAACGATCCGAAAGACTCGGTGGTTAACGGCAATTGCCGTACCCATGATCATGCCAATCTGTGGTTGCCGGGCGGCGGTGCAATCCCGTCTTCCAGCGTGGTAAACAGTACATTGACCATGGCTGCACTGGCGTTGAAAGCGGCTGATGATATGGCTAAATCTCTGGCAGGTCAGGCATGA
- a CDS encoding sorbitol dehydrogenase family protein: MDKNRSLFDAGTQENGTGFSRRDMLKGVGSAMVAATLLGFPFLTQAETATATNSPVIFTQFFIVSQAITEHQDLSPGMSAQIFNAFYHGNPQFSVQVAKLYALLQPNMRAKQFQDLAKQNGLGDLLTSIITGWYTGTVKNGTDTMLIAYKDALMYRPVSDGLIVPTYCGNGPLWFTAAPPAAPMPEYMKEERLKATPDSVNASKA; this comes from the coding sequence ATGGACAAAAATCGTTCACTTTTTGACGCAGGCACTCAGGAAAATGGTACCGGTTTCAGTCGCCGCGATATGTTAAAAGGCGTTGGTTCAGCCATGGTAGCCGCTACCTTACTGGGCTTCCCCTTCCTGACTCAGGCAGAAACAGCTACCGCAACTAACTCCCCGGTCATTTTTACCCAGTTTTTTATTGTTTCTCAGGCCATTACCGAGCATCAAGATTTGAGCCCCGGAATGTCGGCACAGATTTTCAACGCCTTTTACCACGGTAACCCACAGTTTTCTGTTCAGGTTGCGAAACTGTACGCCCTGCTCCAGCCTAATATGCGTGCCAAACAGTTTCAGGATTTGGCTAAACAAAACGGTTTGGGTGACCTGCTGACCAGCATCATCACGGGCTGGTATACCGGTACAGTGAAAAATGGTACCGATACCATGCTGATCGCATATAAAGATGCGCTGATGTATCGACCGGTTAGTGATGGCCTGATCGTTCCGACTTACTGCGGCAACGGCCCGCTGTGGTTCACCGCCGCACCTCCCGCTGCACCAATGCCGGAATATATGAAAGAAGAGCGCCTTAAGGCGACGCCAGATTCAGTTAACGCGAGTAAAGCATGA
- a CDS encoding YejG family protein — translation MNNNHFSVVHRLPQSYRWLSGFAGIKVEVIPLPADEEDSNLIGLKLLSPEGDSARQVLQGLNLSLREIQVESNIVECEGELCLFVKRDDESATMCRLKNIGTAIAESVSVSAIYPF, via the coding sequence GTGAACAATAATCACTTTTCGGTGGTACATCGATTACCACAAAGCTATCGCTGGCTGTCAGGCTTTGCGGGCATTAAAGTGGAAGTTATCCCACTGCCTGCCGATGAAGAAGACAGCAATCTGATCGGCCTAAAATTGTTAAGCCCTGAAGGGGATAGCGCGCGTCAGGTGTTACAGGGGCTAAATCTTTCCCTGCGTGAAATTCAGGTTGAAAGCAATATCGTAGAATGTGAAGGCGAGCTTTGCCTATTTGTTAAGCGCGACGATGAAAGCGCCACGATGTGTCGTTTGAAAAATATCGGTACAGCCATTGCCGAATCCGTTTCTGTGTCTGCAATCTATCCTTTCTGA